The following nucleotide sequence is from Primulina tabacum isolate GXHZ01 chromosome 2, ASM2559414v2, whole genome shotgun sequence.
ATGGGAATGGACCCATAAAGTCAATACCCCAGACATCAAAGAGTTCCACCTCCAAAATATTTGTTAGTGGTAATTCATGTCGTCTAGAAATATTGCCAACTATTTGGCATTTATCACATGACTTAACTAAAGTATAACTATCCTTAAACAGATTAGGCCAATAAAACCAGACTGtaataccttagctgctgttctaGATGCTCCAAAGTGTCCACCGTAGGGTGAGGAATGACACTGCTCTAGAATCGTACCCGCTTCTTCCTCTGCTACACATCGTCTAATTATCTGATCAGCGCATCTCTTGAACAAGAAAGGATCGTCCCACAGATAAAACTTGGCAtcatgaagaaatttcttcttttggtgataaGGTAAATCTCAAGGTAATTCTCCCGCAGCAACAAAATTTGCTATATCTGCAAACCAATGATGTGTAACATTTACCTTGAAGAGTTGTTCGTCTGGGAACGACTCATTGATCACTCCACCTTCAGTTCTTTCTTCCAGCTCTAGGCGTGACAAGTGATCTGCACCTTGTTCTCACAATATTTCTTGTCTTTGActtcaaagtcaaattcttgagTAGGAGTATCCATCGTATCAACCTGGGCTTGGCGTCTTTTTTGGCAAACAAGTAACGaagagctgcatggtcagtgaaaacagtTGCCTTGGTGCCAATGAGATATGTTCTGAACTTGTCGAATGCAAACACCACTGATAGCATTCCTTTCTCAGTAGTTGTGTAATTCTGTTGGGCTGCGTTGAGTGTGCGACTTGCATAGTAAATAGCTTTGAACATCTTGTCTCGTCTTTGTCCCAATGCTGCTCCCAAAGCATAGTCACTAGCGTCGCACATGagctcaaagggctccttccaatcaGGCACTATCATGATGGGTGCAAAAATCAGTGCTGTCTTGATCCTGTTAAACGCCTGCAAGCAATCATCGTCAAAAATAAATGTAGAATCTTTCTCTAACAAATTACATAAAGGTCTAGTAATTTTAGATAAATCTTTAATATAACGACGATAGAACCCGGCATGTCCCAAGAAACTTTGGATCCCTTTTACATTCTTCGGCGGTGGGAGATTTTCAATTGCCACAACTTTGGCTCTGTCCACTTCTATTCCTTTAGCCGAAATTTTATGCCCAAGCACGATACCTTCTCAGACCATGAAGTtacatttttcccaattcaaCACTAGATTCTTCTCCCGACATCTCTGCAAACAAGCGTTAGATTCTGcaaacaatgatcaaatgatgaaccaaacacagagatatcatccataaaaacttccattatttcctcgaccatgtcagaaaatatggccatcatacacctctgaaaagtagcaggtgcattgcagagaccaaatggcattctcctGAAAGCAAATGTACCGTAGGGGCAAgtgaaggtaatggaatcaataaAGGGAAGAGTGAAGTGATCTTTCCTAGtcgcatcattcaatttcctataGTCTATACACACTCGCCACCCAGTCACTGGACGAGTTGAAATCAATTCGTTATTCTCATATTCCCCCTTCTTAGTCACTACTTGTACTTGTGAAACCCAAGAACTGTCAGATATAGCATAAATAacaccagcatttaacaattttaataACTCAGCCCTCACAacctctttcatggctggattaAGCCTCCTctgataatcaacataggaggAATATGACTCCTGCATCaatattttatgcatacaaacaGTAGGGCTAATCCCCTTTATATCAACAATTGTCCATCCCAACGCAGATTTAAATTCtctcaacactctcaacaactTATCCTTTTCTTCAATAGTAAGAGCAGAAGAGATGATTACCGGATAGGACGAACTCTCATCTAGGAATGCATAGCACAAGTGACTCGGTAAATCCTTTAAGACAGGGGATGCTTTTGGTACCTCTTTACTTGCATCTTCAAGTAACTCTTCAAGTTGGGCATTAATCTTTTCTTTAGTTAGCGTATTGAGAGCAAGTAAATCCTCTCGCACATCCCAGTCCTCTTCATCAACTCTGGAAACTGACTCCAACAAGCATCTCTCTAAAGAGTCTTTCGTCATCCTACCTGCACCAACATGAGATACACAtgaatcaattatatcaattctattacaagtacttacctcatttgGTCCTTTGATGGTGTCGTAGATGTTGAACAAGACTTCTTCTCCACCTACTCTCAATGTGAGCTCGCCCTTGTGCACATCAATCAAAGCTTTCCCGGTGGCCAAAAATGGCCTTCCAAAGATAAGCGGAGTTTCCTGGTCTTCTTCCATATCTAAGATGACAAAATAAgcaggaaatatgaatttgtctACCTTTACCAACACATCCTCTACTATCCCTCGTGGATAGGCAAAGTCCTGTAAATAGAAAAATGCATTAAATTTATACTAGCACCCAAATCACATAAAGCTCTATTTACTCTAGAACCACCAATAACACAGGGAATAGTGAAACTCCTTGGATCTTTGAGTTTCTGTGGTAGTTTTCTTTGGAGTATGGCACTACACTCTTCGGTTAGCTTCACGGTTtcaaatttttgaagtttccTCTTCTTGGACATCACATCCTTGATGAACTTAGCATAATGGCCAGTAATTCAAAAGCATTAATGATAAGAAATCATTAATAAACACGGTAAATTGATTAAATGAAAAGTCAAAACGTCAATAACATAGGGTAGCCCAAGACTAcatcaatctctagaaaatggaattagttcatactcgaatttaaatcaatacaaaacctgtttttaatcattaaaaacgtaaaagtaaagaACCGAATTAGGAACGTGTTTAGGAGAGATGAAAGTGCTTCTCCGTGTCCGGATTCAGCGTCTTCTATCTCTGTTCTTCGCGTCCCGTGCTCTaactttttcaaatgatatGTCGGCTGCCCTAGAATATTTTCTTTTCGGAATCCCCTTTAAAATCCACGAGAACCCTATTTAAGTCTGACTGTtgcgccgcgcgcatatgcgcgacatgccAACGAGTttatccacgagcccaatcatcttaaggccatgctcatggaccgaagccccatctcgcatgcgtaaaatgattagctccttgacggtagcatgcctaagatgtcgagtctgctcaccaaagagctccttgagatgcaaatgaatgtcaagAACActtttgcatcctcaaaatgtctctgcagctcatcattcatacaattctgcatataacacttagctcgcaagtcatggtcacaccaatccttgtaagtctgcaatttcgaaggagtgcagctagtcggagcctcaacagggggcgacttagTAAGTTTATATGccatcctttccgaattcaagacgatttttaggtttcttagccaattgaggaaattaggtccggttaatatgtgtttgtcgtgTATTGCAGATAATGGGTTGCGAATCGAAGGAATTGCCaattttgtactgaaatgtaaaacagataaatgttaatgactattttaaaatatttagtaagatataaagtatggacttttacttcataaattttcgatcccactgttttgacatttttgactaccctctagtgaaaacgagaaactcctttcctcagtaggtacgtaaggtccaaatAGCAAATTAttatcccgaataatatcagccaatcataattcctaaaaggtagtttccaattgcatcaccatgcaaccctctatgTAAACTTTTGTCTTTTAAGACCCAATAAtttgacgtcgttcatctttacgtgtcgagccttacccatcgatgttgaatcttaatggacggtcgccatgagttctctcaataatatgagccgaaatcatgggagttccacgtagttcacatcaccatgtcaatgaaTGTCAtagctttccggtgtccagggcccccacaataatatgagccggGCCCCGAACAGGGGtggcgttcatcatgcacccagtgtcgatggaagacatgaaatttataaacacctttataattccccttttcgggtttgatattaattttgaatcttattcaaaatgagggtttttaattttgaaaggtctcatcattaactttgtttaaaagctcgccatgtttgatcgtatgtttgccggattcatgcaacttcgttattatcataataataatgcacatactcattatttataacatatcttGCATATGTTATAaaaagtaaacaaaacaaggatgatcaattaccccaatactaatggcctgtgtgagctaagcacgggcctaggtccaatcctaggaaaatgcatgggatgcaaatacaacttttacataagcctccaatatttacatttcttcgattttcataatcatcaaggtcaccatcttccaatcttgatcttccactatactaatatttacaaataaatatccatggcaaatagggat
It contains:
- the LOC142537573 gene encoding uncharacterized protein LOC142537573 yields the protein MSKKRKLQKFETVKLTEECSAILQRKLPQKLKDPRSFTIPCVIGGSRDFAYPRGIVEDVLVKVDKFIFPAYFVILDMEEDQETPLIFGRPFLATGKALIDVHKGELTLRVGGEEVLFNIYDTIKGPNEVG